The following are from one region of the Methanococcoides methylutens genome:
- a CDS encoding sensor histidine kinase, whose product MFIFLILAITGVSQFIVKGSYIELEQQQALKDANGMRVLIESDLKSLGVLNVDYAIWDDSYEFIVSRDEEYAKSNLITETFESNRLDLLVYVDSSGEMVYGAMYDENNGLNVLSGSLPEFLSFSNCLTAPTDPNCISSGFVNLEGGLLLISSCPIKKSNGDGPVRGTLFMGRFLDSDELYYLSEGTGISIDLLSPNDPQLPPGIWNEDSSGIFIETVDEDMLAGYYSIHDVFGTPAMVAKTRTPRSITKQGSETLYYFILLLLFVGFALGFYLMFFLDSTVLRRISIISDDVQSIGKSKDFSSRLHMGGNDELSLLSDSINLMLQQLERKHEYVLSHKAKDSAILKAMPAMLVQMKPDGTIISRNCPQYGDLTFLSSMDINNIYDILPEDAAKLARRRIQDIIRSKELGFVEYNFPFGDRILNFESILLAYGEDDVLAIIMDNSHRKDAEYALVQAKLQAEAASRTKSEFLANMSHELRTPLNSILGFSEVMLEGTFGELNEKQRKYVGNIHVSGRHLLGIVNDLLDISKVESGTMDMSYEKVVVWEVIGYVRDLIDPLATKKNISVNVSVDPEDISINADRGKLIQILDNLANNAVKFTPDNGDILLSVRISGEYIDFFVRDNGIGIAKEDMRSLFMPFVQVDSSTSRKFGGTGLGLALVKKFAEMHSGYVQVESTEGEGSTFTVSLPSEREVGTSLSNEQK is encoded by the coding sequence ATGTTTATTTTTCTGATCCTTGCTATTACTGGGGTTTCCCAATTCATTGTAAAGGGAAGTTATATTGAATTGGAGCAACAGCAGGCACTTAAAGATGCTAACGGGATGAGGGTGCTCATTGAGTCTGATCTGAAGTCATTAGGGGTATTAAATGTTGATTATGCTATCTGGGATGATTCCTATGAATTTATTGTATCTCGTGATGAAGAATATGCTAAATCTAATTTGATCACAGAAACTTTTGAGAGCAATCGGCTTGATCTACTTGTTTATGTTGATTCTTCCGGGGAGATGGTTTATGGGGCAATGTATGATGAAAATAATGGATTGAATGTATTATCTGGTAGCTTGCCGGAGTTCCTGTCATTTTCAAATTGTTTGACCGCCCCTACTGATCCAAATTGTATTTCCTCCGGGTTTGTCAATTTGGAGGGGGGACTATTGCTCATCTCTTCGTGTCCAATAAAAAAAAGTAATGGTGATGGTCCAGTTCGTGGAACTTTGTTCATGGGTCGTTTCTTAGACTCTGATGAACTATACTATCTTTCAGAAGGTACAGGTATTTCAATAGATCTGCTATCTCCAAACGATCCACAGCTACCTCCGGGAATTTGGAATGAAGATTCTTCTGGCATTTTCATAGAAACTGTTGATGAAGATATGCTTGCAGGCTATTATTCCATACATGATGTTTTCGGTACTCCGGCAATGGTTGCCAAAACGAGGACTCCTCGTTCAATTACAAAACAGGGATCTGAAACACTATACTATTTTATTCTGTTACTTCTCTTTGTGGGGTTTGCACTTGGATTTTATCTTATGTTCTTTTTGGATTCTACCGTGCTTAGGCGTATATCAATTATTAGTGATGATGTACAATCCATTGGAAAAAGTAAGGATTTTTCTTCTCGTCTGCATATGGGGGGCAATGATGAACTTTCTCTTTTATCTGATTCCATAAACTTGATGCTGCAGCAGCTTGAAAGGAAGCACGAATATGTTCTATCGCACAAAGCTAAGGATAGTGCTATCCTGAAAGCTATGCCAGCCATGCTTGTTCAAATGAAGCCTGATGGTACTATCATAAGCCGTAATTGTCCACAGTATGGTGATCTGACTTTCCTATCTTCTATGGATATTAACAATATCTATGATATTCTCCCTGAAGATGCTGCAAAGCTTGCGAGAAGGAGGATACAGGATATTATCAGATCTAAGGAACTCGGATTTGTGGAATACAATTTCCCTTTTGGAGATCGGATACTTAATTTTGAATCAATACTCCTGGCATATGGTGAAGACGATGTGCTTGCAATAATTATGGATAATTCCCATCGCAAAGATGCGGAATATGCTCTTGTGCAGGCAAAACTGCAAGCTGAAGCTGCAAGCCGTACAAAGAGCGAGTTCCTGGCTAATATGAGTCATGAGCTACGCACTCCCTTAAATTCAATTCTTGGCTTTTCAGAGGTTATGTTGGAGGGCACTTTTGGCGAATTGAATGAAAAACAAAGAAAATATGTGGGGAACATCCATGTTAGTGGTCGCCATCTTCTTGGTATCGTCAATGATCTTCTTGACATATCAAAAGTAGAATCCGGAACAATGGACATGTCATATGAAAAAGTTGTTGTATGGGAAGTGATCGGTTATGTCAGGGATCTCATAGATCCACTTGCAACTAAAAAGAATATTTCTGTTAATGTGAGCGTTGACCCGGAAGACATTTCTATCAATGCTGATAGGGGCAAGCTCATCCAGATTTTAGATAACCTCGCGAACAACGCTGTTAAGTTCACACCGGATAACGGGGACATACTATTGAGTGTAAGAATATCTGGTGAATATATTGACTTTTTTGTGAGGGATAATGGCATTGGTATTGCTAAGGAAGATATGCGTAGCTTATTTATGCCATTTGTTCAGGTTGATTCATCGACTTCCAGAAAGTTTGGAGGTACTGGTCTTGGTCTTGCTCTTGTGAAGAAGTTTGCAGAGATGCATAGTGGTTATGTGCAGGTGGAAAGTACGGAAGGGGAAGGAAGCACCTTTACGGTCTCCTTGCCATCCGAAAGGGAAGTTGGCACATCCTTAAGCAATGAGCAGAAATAA
- a CDS encoding cysteine desulfurase, translated as MYDIHSVRKDFPVLDEVIYLDNGATTQTPVPAVNAMNDYFFKYAANHGRGAHRLARQTTDNYEDARDRIADFLNTTPESTVLTKNASESINMVALGIRWEAGDHVVTTLVEHHSNLLPWMRLREKGVEVTIVGSDREGCVDPKDVDAAITDRTKLVSVNHVSNVFGSIRDVEKITRVAQKNGAMVLVDGSQSAGHMPVDIKKIGCDFFATPGHKGLLGPQGTGILCIKDPDTLEPTYIGGGTVHAVTTEGYELEPSPSKFEAGTPNIPGVIGLGRAVEYVQEIGVENIEKYEKELTTDAVKRLAEIEGVEVYGPKDRTGVVPFNVEGMNPHDVAMILDETRKICVRSGYHCAMPSVDMLGVEGTVRASFALYNTEEEVDSLIEGVEQITMLA; from the coding sequence ATGTATGACATTCATTCCGTACGCAAAGATTTCCCCGTCCTTGATGAAGTGATCTATCTGGACAATGGCGCTACAACCCAGACGCCTGTCCCGGCAGTCAATGCCATGAATGATTACTTCTTCAAATACGCAGCAAATCATGGCCGTGGAGCTCACAGGCTAGCCCGGCAAACTACTGATAATTACGAAGATGCAAGGGACAGAATTGCAGATTTCCTGAACACTACACCAGAGAGCACAGTCCTGACCAAAAATGCAAGTGAAAGTATCAACATGGTCGCCCTTGGTATCCGGTGGGAAGCAGGCGACCACGTTGTGACAACCCTTGTGGAGCATCATTCCAATCTCCTGCCCTGGATGAGATTAAGAGAAAAAGGTGTTGAGGTCACCATCGTTGGATCCGACAGAGAAGGATGTGTGGACCCGAAAGATGTTGATGCTGCAATTACTGACAGGACAAAGCTCGTCTCTGTCAACCACGTATCCAATGTATTCGGCTCAATAAGAGATGTTGAGAAAATAACACGGGTCGCACAGAAAAACGGTGCAATGGTGCTAGTGGACGGGTCCCAGTCAGCAGGACATATGCCTGTGGACATCAAAAAGATAGGTTGCGACTTCTTTGCCACACCCGGACACAAGGGACTGCTCGGCCCACAGGGAACAGGAATACTCTGCATCAAGGATCCAGATACCCTTGAACCAACCTACATTGGCGGAGGCACCGTCCATGCTGTCACTACAGAAGGTTATGAGCTGGAACCTTCACCTTCAAAGTTCGAAGCGGGCACACCGAACATCCCGGGAGTTATAGGCCTTGGCCGAGCTGTTGAGTATGTGCAGGAGATAGGTGTAGAAAATATAGAAAAATACGAGAAGGAACTAACCACAGATGCTGTAAAACGTCTTGCAGAGATCGAAGGCGTAGAGGTTTACGGACCAAAGGATAGGACAGGAGTCGTCCCTTTCAATGTGGAAGGCATGAACCCGCATGATGTTGCCATGATACTGGACGAGACCAGGAAGATCTGTGTTCGAAGCGGTTACCACTGTGCAATGCCATCCGTTGACATGCTAGGAGTTGAAGGGACTGTTCGGGCATCCTTTGCATTATATAACACAGAAGAAGAAGTCGACTCACTGATAGAGGGTGTTGAGCAGATAACAATGCTCGCCTGA
- a CDS encoding YcaO-related McrA-glycine thioamidation protein translates to MSHIPIDRSLQYMDGTQRVFDEETTLGNTKPHLEDIGVTRIASITDLDRIGIPVFSAIRPSAAEGAISIYSGKGASETQARISAMMESFERCLAERVGVNADIVEDVLAEEFIESVENAAKECELLDPHSLLLAEPLPPESLVEWTQGWDLLREKEIYVPSNAVYHPYDSPGMSARLFRSNTNGLASGNVIEEAILHGLLEVIERDALSIAEFNRNPGREIVLTEEDGINYELMKKFESNGVQLKLWLLSHDTGITSVVAATDDLDLKDPALLVMGAGSHLKPEIAIRRAITEAAQSRVVQIHGAREDTDRESFVRQIGYERMKRMNNFWYEGADSVTTGELNDISRSTPAENIDVVLDELRKITDSVIVVDLSRKNVGVPVVRVIIPGFEQYTLDRERVGHRVRQGRKRSTSTEKPWKRRFGKQK, encoded by the coding sequence ATGTCCCATATCCCAATCGATCGATCATTACAGTATATGGATGGTACGCAGCGAGTTTTTGACGAGGAGACAACTCTTGGTAACACCAAACCCCACCTTGAAGATATAGGGGTTACAAGGATAGCCAGTATCACCGATCTGGACCGGATAGGCATTCCGGTATTCTCTGCCATCAGGCCTTCAGCTGCAGAAGGCGCTATTTCTATCTACTCTGGTAAAGGGGCAAGCGAGACACAGGCAAGGATCTCGGCTATGATGGAGAGCTTTGAGAGATGTCTTGCGGAGCGTGTAGGCGTAAATGCTGATATTGTCGAGGATGTGCTCGCAGAAGAGTTCATTGAGTCTGTTGAAAATGCAGCAAAGGAATGTGAACTTCTTGATCCGCATAGCCTTCTTCTGGCTGAGCCTCTGCCTCCTGAAAGCCTGGTAGAATGGACTCAGGGCTGGGACCTTTTACGCGAGAAGGAGATCTATGTTCCATCAAATGCAGTATATCATCCATATGATTCCCCGGGAATGTCCGCAAGGCTTTTCAGAAGCAATACCAATGGCCTTGCATCGGGAAATGTCATAGAGGAAGCAATATTGCACGGTCTGCTTGAGGTCATCGAGCGTGATGCATTGAGTATTGCCGAGTTCAACAGGAATCCGGGCCGGGAAATTGTCCTTACCGAAGAGGATGGTATCAATTATGAGCTGATGAAGAAGTTCGAATCTAACGGAGTACAGCTCAAACTATGGCTACTTTCACACGATACAGGCATAACCTCTGTTGTGGCAGCTACAGATGACCTTGACCTGAAAGATCCTGCTTTGCTTGTAATGGGTGCAGGTTCACATCTGAAACCTGAGATCGCAATACGGAGGGCCATCACCGAGGCTGCCCAGTCAAGGGTAGTGCAGATTCACGGTGCCCGTGAGGACACTGACAGGGAATCTTTTGTCAGGCAGATCGGTTATGAGCGCATGAAGAGGATGAACAATTTCTGGTATGAAGGGGCAGACTCCGTCACAACCGGAGAATTGAATGACATTTCCAGGTCAACTCCTGCAGAGAACATCGATGTTGTGCTCGATGAACTGCGTAAGATCACTGACAGTGTCATCGTGGTCGACCTTTCCCGCAAGAACGTAGGTGTCCCCGTTGTAAGGGTGATAATTCCGGGATTCGAGCAGTACACGCTTGACCGTGAACGTGTAGGCCATCGTGTGAGACAAGGACGCAAACGATCCACCTCTACCGAGAAACCCTGGAAGAGAAGGTTCGGCAAACAAAAGTGA
- a CDS encoding TfuA-related McrA-glycine thioamidation protein, which translates to MRAVIFAGTSISHEDSKAILDAVYLPPVARGDIDKVAGQGYGVIGIIDGVFFDRAAVAHKEIIRAMKKGIKVVGGCSMGALRASELDSHGMIGVGKVYSWYRDGVIEADDEVAVTTNPETFEQVSTPLVNIRETFREAVAKGIIDSEICESLIRITKSIHYPQRSYLGIIKKAVEEGLLEDREPLLEYCRNNASDVKREDAVLVLQKVKEILEAGK; encoded by the coding sequence ATGAGAGCAGTTATCTTTGCAGGTACGAGTATCAGCCATGAAGATTCAAAGGCTATCCTTGATGCAGTTTACCTGCCACCTGTGGCAAGAGGCGACATCGATAAAGTGGCAGGTCAGGGCTATGGTGTAATTGGTATCATCGATGGTGTTTTCTTTGACAGGGCTGCAGTAGCCCACAAGGAAATAATCCGTGCGATGAAAAAAGGCATCAAGGTCGTTGGCGGATGCAGTATGGGTGCGTTGCGTGCTTCTGAGCTTGACAGTCATGGCATGATCGGCGTGGGCAAGGTCTATAGCTGGTACAGGGATGGTGTCATCGAGGCGGATGATGAGGTTGCAGTGACAACCAATCCCGAAACCTTTGAACAGGTCTCAACACCCCTTGTTAACATAAGGGAGACCTTCAGGGAAGCAGTTGCGAAAGGCATTATTGATAGTGAGATCTGCGAAAGTCTTATCAGGATAACAAAAAGCATCCACTATCCTCAGAGAAGTTACCTTGGAATAATTAAAAAAGCAGTTGAGGAAGGACTTCTGGAAGATCGTGAACCTCTTCTGGAATATTGCAGGAACAATGCTTCAGATGTAAAAAGGGAAGATGCAGTATTGGTGCTTCAGAAGGTAAAAGAGATCCTCGAAGCAGGCAAATAA
- a CDS encoding metal-dependent transcriptional regulator, with protein MDDITGLELSPRKIEYLKYLFERGDNVRTTEISNHMNVDPSTITKAINELASSGYVNHVPYRGFSLTEKGKDYAHFLLRRHRILSLMLNHYGLTAEESCAEVARFEGYVSKKAINAICDSMGHPTIGVCGRIEHDSCNLKHEHHEKKDE; from the coding sequence ATGGATGATATAACAGGATTGGAACTTTCACCAAGGAAGATCGAATACCTGAAGTACCTTTTTGAAAGGGGTGACAATGTACGCACCACCGAGATATCCAACCACATGAACGTGGACCCTTCCACCATTACCAAAGCTATCAATGAGCTTGCTTCATCAGGATATGTGAACCATGTTCCATACCGGGGTTTCAGTCTTACGGAGAAAGGAAAGGATTATGCACACTTCCTGTTGAGAAGGCACAGGATACTTAGCCTGATGCTTAACCATTACGGGCTCACTGCAGAGGAATCATGTGCAGAGGTTGCAAGGTTTGAAGGTTATGTGTCAAAAAAGGCCATAAATGCCATTTGCGATTCAATGGGACATCCAACCATAGGAGTTTGCGGCAGGATCGAACATGACAGCTGCAACCTTAAACATGAGCACCATGAAAAAAAAGATGAATGA
- the nudC gene encoding NAD(+) diphosphatase → MNTQYRPSFATEELVFHGDESNTEGKALYFPVHQRKILIDAERHPDDYFSCYQKKHISDGTEVIYIGTLDGVPCYCFELEEELEEGNMQYFGLHDLYGVIDEEMLGIASRAVQMADFYRTHRYCGLCGGAAHYVPEETGMKCHNCDHITYPRISPAVIVLIEREDHLLMARSKNFPDGVYGLVAGFVEAGETIEHAAHREIKEEVGVSIKELNYFASQPWPFPSSLMLGFTANFAEGEIKVDANEIEDACWFHVDDIPKLPGKKSISRALIDHFIDKHESCK, encoded by the coding sequence ATGAATACACAGTACCGACCTTCTTTTGCAACTGAAGAACTGGTGTTCCATGGCGATGAGAGCAATACAGAAGGAAAAGCACTCTATTTCCCTGTACATCAAAGAAAGATATTGATAGATGCTGAAAGACACCCCGATGACTATTTTTCATGCTATCAAAAAAAGCATATCTCCGACGGCACCGAAGTGATCTACATCGGAACACTTGATGGTGTACCATGTTACTGTTTTGAACTGGAAGAAGAACTGGAAGAAGGAAATATGCAGTACTTTGGCCTGCACGACCTCTATGGTGTAATCGATGAGGAAATGCTCGGTATTGCTTCCAGGGCAGTCCAAATGGCTGACTTCTATCGCACTCACCGATATTGCGGGCTGTGTGGAGGAGCTGCCCACTACGTCCCGGAAGAAACCGGAATGAAATGCCATAATTGTGACCACATAACGTACCCGCGGATAAGCCCTGCAGTCATAGTACTTATAGAGAGGGAAGATCACCTTCTTATGGCCCGCTCAAAGAATTTCCCGGATGGAGTCTATGGGCTCGTGGCAGGCTTTGTAGAAGCCGGGGAAACCATCGAGCACGCAGCTCACAGGGAAATAAAGGAGGAAGTTGGCGTTTCAATAAAGGAACTGAACTATTTTGCAAGCCAGCCCTGGCCTTTCCCGTCCTCGCTAATGTTAGGATTTACAGCGAACTTTGCAGAAGGAGAGATCAAAGTCGATGCTAATGAGATCGAAGATGCCTGCTGGTTCCATGTGGATGACATTCCGAAGCTTCCGGGAAAGAAGAGCATCTCACGTGCCCTCATTGACCATTTCATAGACAAACACGAAAGTTGCAAATAA
- a CDS encoding MgtC/SapB family protein, translating to MLTFDLGLDPELYDFLTKAILSLLIGILIGIEREHRRKDQEVFAGVRTFAIVCLSGMLASYVSEVMHIAILQITTALVAASCFVLVYRIYTASGKLGMTSSIALFSTYLLGVLVATGRYLFAIIIAVLITLLLIEKKPLHSFAQHLSDEEILNAVQFLVVAFILYPLMPEEPVMGVLNLKSSILIVVLVMFIGFVSYISLKRFGTRGGITYSGLFGGFISSEATTAALANMSKSRSSLMDALYIGILMSNISMIISNTLIALIVDPSASTMLMMLPPQLAMLIVTIGIVIIRRKENDIMTEPLEIGSPFALKPAFKFGAIFTVLLVITSISSEFLGTAGVYASALGGLVSSSAVTASVAALAFSGNVSYSVAAQTAVIAGIISTLNKLVLVRISGSKELYYRSRNTMLLIAIVGISTLYLWSSYISNIGF from the coding sequence GTGTTAACATTTGACCTTGGGTTGGACCCTGAATTATATGATTTTCTGACAAAAGCGATCCTTTCCCTTTTGATAGGAATACTGATAGGTATAGAAAGGGAGCACCGACGCAAGGATCAGGAAGTGTTCGCAGGAGTACGCACGTTTGCAATAGTATGCCTTAGCGGCATGCTTGCAAGCTATGTTTCAGAGGTGATGCATATCGCCATACTGCAGATCACCACGGCACTGGTTGCAGCCTCCTGTTTTGTGCTCGTGTACAGGATATACACAGCCAGCGGAAAGCTTGGGATGACAAGTTCCATCGCCCTGTTCTCAACTTACCTGCTTGGTGTGCTGGTAGCTACAGGACGTTACCTGTTTGCCATTATTATAGCTGTGCTCATTACTTTACTGCTAATTGAGAAAAAACCGCTTCACTCCTTTGCACAACATCTCTCAGATGAGGAAATACTCAATGCGGTCCAGTTCCTTGTGGTCGCTTTCATTCTTTATCCACTGATGCCGGAAGAACCTGTAATGGGAGTTCTGAACCTGAAATCGTCAATCCTTATCGTGGTACTTGTCATGTTCATCGGTTTTGTCAGTTACATCTCCCTCAAAAGATTCGGAACCCGTGGAGGAATAACATATTCGGGACTATTTGGAGGGTTCATAAGCAGCGAGGCAACCACCGCTGCACTTGCAAACATGTCAAAGAGCAGATCCAGCCTGATGGATGCACTGTACATCGGGATACTGATGTCAAACATCTCAATGATAATCAGCAACACACTGATCGCATTGATAGTAGATCCCAGTGCAAGTACAATGCTCATGATGCTACCGCCGCAGCTGGCAATGCTCATCGTGACGATCGGGATAGTCATAATAAGGAGAAAAGAAAATGATATTATGACCGAGCCGCTGGAGATCGGTTCACCATTTGCACTGAAACCTGCTTTCAAGTTCGGTGCGATCTTCACAGTACTTCTTGTCATCACCAGCATTTCAAGCGAATTCCTCGGTACTGCCGGAGTATATGCATCGGCACTTGGCGGACTTGTCAGCAGCTCGGCTGTAACTGCATCCGTTGCCGCACTGGCTTTCAGTGGGAACGTATCATATAGTGTGGCTGCACAGACCGCAGTGATAGCAGGGATCATCAGTACGCTCAACAAGCTGGTCCTTGTAAGGATATCCGGATCAAAGGAGCTCTACTACCGCTCAAGGAATACAATGTTACTGATAGCTATTGTAGGAATATCCACATTGTACCTTTGGAGCAGCTACATCAGCAATATCGGATTCTAA
- a CDS encoding MBL fold metallo-hydrolase has translation MIVQQIFTSGIAHSSYLLGGNNTCAVIDPGRDIDVYMDAAAQMGWKITHVLETHLHADFISGHMEIQNKTGASIVFPRSANCKFDAMEVSEGDSFEIEDMIIEVLETPGHTPEHVSYVVTDSSRGEVPVCVFCGDTLFVGDIGRPDLFPGKAEELASKLYDTLHGKLLDLPDFCEVYPAHGAGSLCGRSMAAKRSTTIGYERLYNYALNIGDRKSFIRSLTEDMPATPAHFNRCSDVNRAGPELVEDLPPLKAIPSEEFLELLDDPDNIVLDIRCYEAFGGRHIPGAYSIDLNSNFATFSGWLLPPDKNILLIVDSPERATEAAIWLHRVGLDRIVGFLDGGMHSWSMAGLPTEHLCQVSSLELDNMVRDDEDFVLVDVRAVSEFSGGHIQHAINIPVHELRDSYKELDPDAKTVVICGSGQRSSMGASILQQKGFSDVHNVSGGMTGYNVAGFGPDCPLCALPWLSSGKEKKDG, from the coding sequence TTGATCGTTCAGCAGATATTTACAAGTGGAATAGCTCATAGTTCATACCTTCTTGGTGGTAACAATACTTGTGCAGTGATCGATCCCGGTCGCGACATCGATGTTTATATGGATGCTGCGGCTCAGATGGGTTGGAAGATTACACATGTCCTTGAAACGCATCTGCATGCGGATTTCATCTCCGGTCATATGGAAATTCAGAATAAGACCGGCGCATCGATAGTATTTCCACGTTCTGCAAATTGCAAATTCGATGCAATGGAAGTATCAGAAGGTGATTCCTTTGAGATCGAGGACATGATCATAGAGGTTCTGGAAACTCCGGGACATACGCCTGAACATGTCTCCTATGTGGTGACCGATAGTTCACGCGGTGAGGTTCCGGTATGTGTCTTCTGTGGTGACACCCTTTTCGTAGGTGATATTGGCAGGCCTGATCTTTTCCCGGGAAAAGCGGAAGAACTGGCTTCGAAACTCTATGACACCCTCCACGGGAAACTGCTGGATCTGCCTGATTTTTGTGAGGTATATCCTGCACATGGTGCCGGCTCCTTATGTGGCAGGTCAATGGCTGCAAAGCGCAGTACGACCATCGGCTATGAAAGACTTTACAATTATGCATTGAACATAGGTGATCGGAAAAGTTTCATCCGTTCACTTACGGAGGATATGCCTGCAACTCCAGCTCATTTCAACAGGTGTAGCGATGTTAACAGGGCTGGACCGGAATTGGTCGAGGATCTTCCTCCATTGAAGGCCATACCTTCGGAGGAGTTCCTGGAGCTGCTGGATGATCCTGATAATATAGTACTTGATATCCGGTGCTATGAGGCATTTGGCGGTCGTCACATACCTGGTGCTTATAGCATTGATCTTAATAGCAACTTTGCCACGTTCTCAGGCTGGCTGCTACCGCCTGACAAGAATATACTGTTGATTGTAGATTCGCCCGAAAGGGCTACAGAGGCAGCGATCTGGCTTCACAGGGTTGGTCTTGACAGAATAGTCGGATTTCTTGATGGGGGAATGCACTCCTGGTCCATGGCAGGCCTTCCTACAGAACATCTCTGTCAGGTATCGAGCTTAGAGCTTGACAATATGGTGAGGGACGACGAGGATTTCGTTCTTGTGGATGTAAGGGCAGTTTCTGAGTTCAGTGGCGGGCATATACAACATGCCATCAACATTCCGGTACACGAGCTCAGGGATTCTTATAAGGAACTTGACCCCGATGCAAAGACAGTTGTCATCTGTGGAAGCGGACAGCGTTCAAGTATGGGTGCAAGTATCCTGCAACAGAAAGGTTTCAGTGATGTACACAATGTTTCCGGTGGGATGACCGGTTACAATGTTGCTGGTTTCGGCCCCGATTGTCCGCTGTGTGCACTTCCATGGCTGTCTTCCGGGAAAGAAAAGAAAGATGGATGA